ttctcaaaaaaaaaaaaaaaaaaaaaaaaaacgcccaGGTGTTCCCTACTGTACCGTAGCGCCCGTGTGGGGCAGCAGGCTGTTTTGCAGGTATCTAGCTGAGGTGTTGGGAGTTTGCTGCTGTTTGTTCCAGCTGCTCTGAGAGCGACAGACACTGTTACTCACTCAAATGGTTGGGCTCGTGACTCCCGTTCACTCTTCCATTGGGGTGAATCTGAAGGTGGAAGCCAATCCCAACTCTGCAGTACAGCCGTCCAGTCCTGCGTCCAGACACGCGCGCCTCGTGCGCGGAAACGGTGACGCCGATCAGCTGAACAAAGACTACCACGAAGAGAGGAGCATGCATTCTTCCCCaaagtgctctctctctctctctctctctctctctctctcactctctctcaccctctctctgcctAGGCCACTTCTAGCATTTTGCGCTGTCCTCCGTGTGCGCTGCTCGCGCTCAGGGAGCACCGGCGGCTCTACCCGGGGGCTGCGGGAGCTGGAGCAGGTCTGCTGGCGCGCGGAGATATTTATATCACAAATGATCTCACTGCTTGCCTGATGCGTGCCTGAGTTGTGAAGGACGCTCGAGCAcgctctatctccctctctctctctctctctctctctctctctctctctctctctctgtctcttttacacacacatacacacacacatacatatacatgactggtgtgtgtgtgtgtgtgaccctcCTGCACACGCGCTCCACAACATcgccgtaaaaaaaaaaaacaaaaaaaaaaaactttgggCAAGTCCAACAGCGGAGCGCGCGCTCATCCCCGCCAGTCCTTTTGCGCGTGAGCGCACCTTTACGCGCGAACGAGATCATAAGTTGAAATGGCGAGAGGGCGGAGGGACCCTCTGTGAGATGGGAGCCCAAAACTTTAGAGTTTTTAGACTCTACACACTTCGAGCTTCGAAGGCGCTCCAGACAAGACGAGGAGACCTCACAGGCGTGCAACGCAGGTGGCGCGCGCTCCCCGGTGGAGCCCCACGCATGCGCACGGGTCGCTTTCGAGGGGTCTTCATTTATTCATCAAGCTCCTTCCGCCTCGCGGGCTATCAGTCAGACCACTTCTATAATTTATTGGGAAACGCTCGGATTTGGGAGATCCGTTCAGTTTGTCTGTGGATTATACTTATTATATTagtacgcgtgtgtgtgtgtgtgtgtgtgtgtgtgacagttaaGAGGTGAAGACAGTCACTCTGCAGTAAGCAAGTGTGTTTGCAAAATCTCTGGCTAGTTTAACAGTAAAGAGTAGAGGAAAGTCCAGTGCTGGAAGAGTGCAGTGCTCTGTCTCAGACGAGTTGTCAGatctgttcacagtggtggtgaatggaaccagacctCAGGACCAGGTTGCACCGGTTCTGCATATGTTGGTTCTCATGCTTGTCTGTAAAGTCTTTATTAAGTCCTTAGTTCGTTTTACTAAATCCGGTTGCACCACAAATCCGTACGTTGTGTCTAATGTGCAGTCTGCAACTGAAGTGACGACAACAAATGCATAAGCTGTCAATCAACATCCTGCCATGGAAACACAAACAGCAACCTGTGCAGACCCAGCCACcatgctcatgtggggttcCCAAgagtggaacatgggctagatgggtttcaggtgggcatgGTCTCTAAGTGGGTTTGTGCAGATGCTGGGATTCCCAAATAGGCCCCATCACTACAGTctaccttaatctcacataggtcccatctaggccccctATGTACAGTGTAGAACCCAAAtaaggcccatgtttaacccctcttgGTCCCACCACTGACCCTGGTGAGTCCTGGTGAGTTGGGCATCTATAcatggggccaacatggaacccatggacaaggGCTTACCACACAGGCCGGCATCTTTAAAAGATGcttcaaagaaccatctatGGGGTTCCATCATACAGGAGAACCATTCTAGGCAACCTTGTAGGCCTCATGTGCAGTGTagaacccctcctggtcccatcactgtgGGGCATCCATATGTAGGGCCAACATTAACCAATGGACAAAACTcatggttcccagttgggctaaccatacaggccccacatgggcatgttatctggggattttttattattaatattatattattataaatattgtaaaatgcatgtatCCCTTTATTTCCAAAATGATAAAAGCTGCATTTTGTCCCCTACAACATTTTGCACTTGTAAACTTGGGGGAAGAGCCCCGTTTACCTACAAGGAGGTAGAAAGTAGATCGGTCATTGGCACCAAAATCGAGCACAGAAGAGCATGCAACCGGGCCCTGAAGAGTTTCAAAAGCTACGTAGATGAGTTATTACATGAAGTGGAAACTGATGCATGATTTAGGAGTTTTAGGAGATTTTGGTCTAAAAgcatgttttttaaatatagcCAGGGAGCAGCCGTGCACAAAAAGGTACTGTGAGGCAACCCAGGCCCTGAAATTATGAAATTAAATGCGTGTTCATGTTCTAGTTCCTTTTCTGGTCTGCACTTTAAAGAAATCTGAGTCTGCAAGTCTCTCCATAataaaccatttcacaccagaaCTGAACATATCTGCCTTTTAGTAATGGAGAAATGGTGGGACTTGAGCATTTAAAGAGTAGATGGAAAAGTAAACGTACcttcaaaaacaacaacaaaaagtttcatttttcatttccattatcatatcatatcaaaaTCATTAGCTTGGGAATAGAGTTGTCCCATACTTGCTGCAGATATGCATTCCATCATGTCTAtacagacttttattttgtttttacttaaaaaaaaaagttacaaaaaagcacaaatatgCACCTTAGCATGTGGTATGACTTCATTTCAGGGCTCTAAGAGTCTCTAAGGCCATCTATGCATGGGCCCTGTCATCGTTTCAATCATGAGTGATGCCTGATCTGTGGCCAGGAGTCCCAGAAAATAGGTCTCTCTCTATCTGGGTCTTACGCTGTTTGCTTTCTCCACAGTTACGTCACGTCATTATGAACATTGTTTGCTGATTTATGCGCATGTCTTCTCTATGAGAAGTAAACAAAGGCCTTAAAAGTGCTGCATATGTCCAGTTCAGTCTAATACACTTTTCATATCAAATTTGAATGCGAGTATCTCCCTGGGGAAAAGTCAGGTGTTTTTACTCAGCCCTAGTTTTGTAAATCTGAAACAAAGAAACTACACTATTCCAGCCAATCAGTGGGGGAATAGGAGGGGCAAGGGAAGATTGCGTGTCTGGCACTTGCTATCTACGTGTTGAACTACATGCATTGTTGAGGTGGATAAACCTCAGAACGTTAAATGAAGCGAAGAGGGATGAGGATGTTGCTCTAGTCCACATGCATTAATTGTGGGGGTGGAGCTTCTCAAGGAGCATTGAAAGGAGATGTGTATTCGTTTTGCTGTTGAGTTCAAATATCAACAGTCGTTCTCCAGCATCGTACCCAGCATCTCAAAGTGTTTGCCCTGTAATCGAGAGCTCACAGGTTTGATTAATGGTGATGTCAGAGCCCTCCCTAGCTGGACGTGAAGAGCATAACTGACCTCACTCTCTGGGTGGATAGGATGACCCATGAccttccccccccccctgtcACGCAGCATGGTGTTAGTCTGTGCGGGCGCCTGTTAGCAGGGCTTGAAGttggtgttctcctccaagtgtggtTACGCTGTCCAATGACGTTGCGTTGGCAGCAGTTTAAATTCTATGTGGCACCGAGTAAGTATCACATGGCACTTGTGTTctgtccaaaaataaataaataaataaataaaataaaataaaaatttaattttaCAAAATGGTAAACATTTAATTCCAAGAAATGTTAGTGTTTCTATTATATTTTGAATAACAATAATGTGCTGTTTTGTAAATCCCCTGCAGGCATTGGTGCAGAATTACAGAGTAACATATgcaaatgacagaacaaagaATATGCATGAATAATGGTCAAGTAATCATGGTTTCAAAAGACCCTTGAAATATTCAGCAGCTCTCCAAAAAGCAAACAATGCTGTTGTCCAAACCAGTGGTCCTCACGTAGTCGCCCGCTGCGAAGTGCCTGGGTCAAAGCGCCACTGCCCCTCTTTTCTGTGAACACATGGGAACTCTTTATGAGCTCTGTTGAAATGTCTAGGCCATATGGGATTGAACGATCAGGGCTGTACTGAAAGTGTTAAGCTTTGCAGTTACGTTCAGAAACACAGTAGAAGATGCAGATAAATATGAGAAATGTGTATCAATATTAATGGAATTACAATACCCAGTTACAGTATAGGTGTTTCAGGCATACTTTGAATGGTAGGACCTAAGTGATGTGCATGTGTTTAAAACATATTCCTATGCACCTGTATGGGAATTATGGGCCAATGCCGATATCCCATACCTTTGATTAGGCAAGAATTACTATTTGAACTGTAGGCCAATGCAGATACAATATTTTTCATTGGGGATGCACCAGTGAGGAAACTGTAGGCTAATAACaataccatttttttttaaatgtcccaTGTGTCTCTCTGGAGATGTACCAATATGGGAATTATAGGCCAATCACAATATCCATTACATTTCATTAAAGATGTACctgtcagcccctctgtatcgcgccttcccccggggcgattctgagccgccgcccacaggctcacataaggacttttgttgtgtttccatTCATGTTTGATTCTCTGTATTGGTTCAGTGGTTTGGTTCAAGTTTATCAGGTCTTGTTTACGTAATGTGTTTCACTTGAAGTACCTGGGGGTACTTAAGAAGCTCGGACTCTGAGATCCTCGCCGAGAATTGGATTGTTCGTTTAGAACCTCGATTAATCCGAGAGGTTCAGGACACGGATCACGgtttgtttaggccagctttggTTCTTAGTTAAGTTCCTCGAGCAGACCATCGGTCTGTCTTCGGATTTAGCGAGGCGCTTACACTCGCTCCCTGGTTATATCCTCGACTCTCATTCCTGCTAGGCGACCCTCTTCCACGTTGCGtcttcaggtttggtcggcctagctgTTTATGGTTCAgaggctggttccccagctctcttcCCCCAGTTTTGAGTAGTCTCTGTGCGGTTCACGCACGTCCTTAGTGTCCTGGACGTTTCCCTACTCTGCTCACCCATctcagctcccagagcccccccggtctcaggtgtgctttgtGTTCACCCTTTTGGTTGTCAAGTTTACGTTGCTTTCCTGTTTAAGCCCTTTAGTTGTTGCTTTACTTGCTTTCATTTGTACTGTggatttttccctttttgtgtaattaaaagtacttgcattggacccatctctgcgagtgttcattcctctgtgtctggcctaactaGCCATGACAGTACCAATATGGGAGTTATAGACCAATCCTGATATCCAATGTTCGATATGGGATTGATATGGGAATTATGAAAAATAGTGGATATCAGTATTGGTCTGTAAGAGATGCAACAAAATGGGAATTATAGACCAATGCTGATATCCAATATTTTTCATAAGAGGTTTATTGATATGGGAATTATACACCAATGCTGATATccaatattttttatgtattgatatatgggaattacatttacatttatggaatttagctgaccctcttatccagagtgacgtACAAGgctactcgtattacagaggtgggccaaagtagtgttaggagtcttacccaaggactcttattgatgtagcgcggcatagccacccagaccgggaatcgaaccccactCCCTCACATTGGCtgttagtggtgttatctgttgcgccacaccaaccacatagaATTTTAGACCAATGCTGATATCCAATATTTTTCATAAGAGTCTCCCCTTGTGGAGAGTCTTTAGTCTGCTAAATGTGAGTGAGTCACAATCCAGGGCTGGTTCAGTTTTAATGATCTGCTAATTCTGAAATACAATTATGGTATATTGTGAAACCctactttttatttaatgtcATGTTGGAGTAATATTTAATGTGCCACAtgttttaacatatttttaagaaaataagtatttcttgcttttttttcacGTTTTTTCCCAAAATGCGATGATGTCCTTAGGTAAAAGATGTTCTCAAAGGAATGTCTTCTGAAAACATTCTAGTCTTAGTGTCTGGCTGACTAAGAAGTCTGCAAAGTCTACacatcattgtttttttcaattGATGACTTTAACGTAGCCATTGTGGATCTGTTTACCCTCTTAATTGTAAAAGTCATTTGTTCCTGTTGGAGCCTCCAGTATCTAGAATGAGGTAATCCACCAGATGTGTATAAACAATGGGTGTCCTGACTGATTCATCAATGGTTCTAGCTTTTGGCTTCCCACTGTACCTCATGCAGGAGTCTCCCCATCACCAGGAAACCATTTGAATGAATCCGGCATGATTCTTCATTATCTGTCCAATGACAGAACAAACAGGCAGGGGTGAGTTAGAAAACActgccaaacatggtggtgggtaTAAAGAACCATTGGGTGCTTCTAGACCTTCAGAAAAGACCAACTGATTTCTGTGAACTAATGTCTAgacatttttgttcagttttgcAGTAATACATAATTAGAAACTGACAGGAAGCAATCAATCATCATTTGATTTCCAgtacataaaataaatgtatgccTAACCAGGAATACGGAAATATCATGTACAAGCTTCAAATCCCTGTGTTCAATCTGGAATGACCAAATAAAAGAACTTAGTGTTAGCATACTGTCAGAATGGGAAGACATTTCAAACAGGTGGGTTTTGACCTTATGGCCCAAACTGAAGGCCTAGTAGTATAATTTTAACTTAATGAATCTTGTCCCTGTGATGGGCTGGCGTCTTGTGCAGAGGGTATACCTGCCTTGCGCCCAGTGATTCCGGGTTGGCTCCAGAGCCACCGCAGCCATGGCCAGGAATtagagtaaataaatgaatgaatgacaataaatcattttattacCCAGAGCCATCCATGGCTGAAAGACAAGGGCATATTTGGCCTCTCTCTGAGTAGGGTGACCCTTCCTCCCCTTTCGCAGTGCGATACTAGCCAATGTGGGTGTGTTAGCTGTTGAAACTGAACTGGTAGTTAGTGTTCTTCTCCAAGTGTGTTTAGCTGTATTGTCTTAGCAGCAGTTTAAAAGGAATTGGTTGGCTGGCCTCATGTGACTTTGCAACAAGAGCTCATAATATTCGTACGTCTACATCTCAACTGTACCCCAAGGAATTTGTAACATTTGCAtgattcacaaggagctccccTCCATTGGTGGCACTGTTTTGAATTGAGAACTGAGAGAACAGCAGCACCACAGAATATtgcttttctctgttatggACCTTATATTGATGGACGCAACCTccaaaaaattttttttaagaattttacattgtatcatgggtatgtttagggttagggtaaaggttaTGCTTGGCCTTAGGGTAGTTAATGTTATGTAATGTTATGTAATGTAGATATGGTAAagataagggttaggttaagtttaggttgtggtaaaggttagggtagtttaggttaagttacgtttaggttatggtaaagGATAGGGTGGTTAATGTTTGGGTtatggtaaaggttagggtagGTTAGTTTATGTTTAGGgtgtttaggttagggttaggttatgtttGGGTTAAAGATTATGGTTAGGGTAGTTAATGTTTACCATAACATAAACTTAACCCTGACCTAAAGGTTAGAGTAGTTACTGTTTGGGTtatggtaaaggttagggtaaaGGTAGTTAATGTTTGGGTTATGGTAAAGATTATGGTTAGGGTAGTTAATGTTTACCATAACATAAACTTAACCCTGACCTAAAGGTTAGAGTAGTTACTGTTTGGGTtatggtaaaggttagggtaagggtagtTAATGTTTGGGTTATGGTAAAGATTATGGTTAGGGTAGTTAATGTTTACCATAACATAAACGTAACCCTGATCTAAAGGTTAGAGTAGTTACTGTTTGGGTtatggtaaaggttagggtaagggtagtTACTGTTTGGGTTATGGtaaagtttagggttagggtagttaatgtttaggtcagggttAAGTTAAGTTTATGTTATGGTAAAGGTTAGAGTAGTTACTGTTTGGGTTATGGTAAAGGTTAGAGTAGTTACTGTTTGGGTTATGGTAAAGATTATGGTTAGGGTAGTTAATGTTTACCATAACATAAACTTATCCCTGACCTAAAGGTTAGATTAGTTACTGTTTGGGTtatggtaaaggttagggtaagggtagtTAATGTTTGGGTTATGGTAAAGATTATGGTTAGGGTAGTTAATGTTTACCATAACATAAACTTAACCCTGACCTAAAGGTTAGAGTAGTTACTGTTTGGGTtatggtaaaggttagggtaagggtagtTACTGTTTGGGTtatggtaaaggttagggtaagggtagtTACTGTTTGGGTTATGGtaaagattagggttagggtagttAATGTTTTGGTTAAGTTCAGTAATATGTTCATGTGCTTGACAGTCAAACTAAATGTTGTACACATTATACGAATCCTTAacttttagtcacatatgtacaaatTCCTCTTGAGACTAGGTTGGATTGGAGCAAGCATAATAGCTTTCAAATGttcataataatattaaaaataataataatgagagtaatgaatAATGAGTCTGCATAgaattaaatgtgtaaatatagttaatactgtaaatacaatGTAGTATTCAGAGTTCAATGTAGTATATTATGGTAAAAACAGTGTTATAGTATAATTCACACACAGGGAAAAGTTTGACACCCTTggcaaaataatacatttaataatataaGTACTGTACAATAATACATTACTAAGGGTGTAAGTTTGCAGTTCTTTAATGTTGAAAGAacatccatatagtgtaaaggttctacacaAATGCTGACATGTTTTCTAGAACAGTACATCCAAGCCAAAAACCTTGCAGGAACCTCTATTTGTAAGAGTGGTTAAAGTAGGAATGTCCCGTATGTTTTCTCCTGGTGGTCAGGTAAGATTTTAGCCTTAGGCTACCCAGCTAGCTTGTGCGTTGTGAATCCCCATGATGATTATACTGCCTTTCTTCCTGAGGTTCACTGAGCTGCGACCCCTTCGACCCCTTCGCCTCCCAGACCAGAACTCTTCAGGCTCTTTCCATAGTTTTGCCGGAGGACACACAAGCAAAAGAACTGTCCCCAATCAATTATCcacttctgtgtgtgtgcctcttcTGGGATCGTACATCTTCATTTGAGCACTAGCCTTTGCACAGGTGCCCATTCCTTTAGGTCACGGCAAATTCGGTACACTCTGATGTAGGTCTGTCATCTTTGCTGTGGATTAGAGTAATGCAGCTCGAATGTTCGCtcatcaccccccaccccaccccaacagTTCTGgctctgtaaaaaataaaaacaacaaacagcgATCTTTATTTGGTCTCCACGATTACCAGGGAATTTCCCCAGCACATCCGCATGCTGTAAATCAGGCTTCACCCCTACCTGACTGCCCTGGCTCAGAGCAGCAGTAATCAGAGTGGGCTGTCCAGAATACCTCCACAGCAGCCAAAGATTACTTGCGTATAGTTTTACACTGGATTTCCGCAGCCCAGTATTTTTACTCTGGCCGAGGAGGAAAGCTTGAAGCAGCCTCTTCACGGCTCTTAAAAATAACGCTTCTTAAATGATTCTTGGCTGGGATGTACAGTTCTAGGAAACCAAAAACTTTACTTGACATATAACATTAAAAGGCCCATATCCAACATTTCCCATGAGGTCCACTTATAacatttgtgtggttttattttTCCAAAGCGGTCAtaagtcatttttacacaactGTTTTCTAACCGTTCTGTATCTCTTAGAATAAAACAGCCTGTTGCTGATATAAgataaataagctctgttctgattggctgtcctgtactgagtctatatatatatatatatatatatatatatatatatatatatatatatatatatatatatatatatatatatatatattgtggtGTATATAGTGGTGCTAGTCTGTTATTGTAATAAAAAGTTTACTGgcattaatcacaacaatattttgctagctagcatgtcaaatgtttggaagggagaacaaataaatgtgtggtatgcctaataaactggctaGAGGAATTTTCTTATAATGTCTTAGtgtaggtttttttttcaataaagaAAAAGCTTCAACAACTTTTTAAGACATAAATGCATGATCAGTCGTTGGGCTGAActaagctaagagctaaacaaggagcagctgtgtgagtgagtgagtcagtgagtcagtcagtgagtcagtcggtcagtcagtgagtcagtcggtcagtcagtcagtcagtcagtcagtcagtgatgAGGGcggggtaagagagtaaattatgagatttaatccatatttcaggataaataaagtgtaatctagcctctgagctcaacagtagcgatGCTAAATAAAGCCACTGATACGTCACTAGTCTCTTTAAGGGGAGAGACCTACAGGATGAAGTTGGGGCAAAATTTGGTAAgatgtgtgtttaaaaaatgtgaaCGCTTTAAAGTTTGCAGATTATTGTGCGCGCTAAAAGttgacatttattttaaaaaaataatgttctTGATAAGAATTGTATTTATTCCGATTAATAGAGGCACATCATTGTTAGAATAATTTTTTGCATAAACTATTTAAGTCAATATTTTCCACATTCTTTGTTCAGATAGCAAACCTACGTAATCTACATAATTACGCTTTTACCAAGCAGAATATCTTAGTTATGTTTGTTATTtagaaataatattttattgcatttgcagaaatgaaaaaagtaaGATGGATTTGGCTTATATACAcagtaaaataatattatacagACATTTTACTTtagtacagtatatataaacaaatatccATCTTAACAATATCTTGAATGGTTCATGGTTGGGATGTCCATATCTGGCGGGAACAAATAGAAGAACACAATCTAGAACTTTTACATATAGGACTACTCTGAGTCTGTCCAGTGGGCCAAATTTGAGGATGTGTGATTTGGTACTGCCAGAAAGTTACTCTATACTGACATCCTCTATTCTCTATACTGACCctgaaatggttcttcaacCTACTAGatagttctttatagaaccttttaaaaaagcacttcttttctggacagtaacGATCCCAACACCCACCAcccaaagaaaaaacaaacataatacTTTAAACATGCGATTTTactatacaccgatcagccataaccttctgaccacctacctaatattaagtagaccCCCCCCTTGtaccgccacaacagatctgaccgttCGAGAtctgactccacaagacctctgaaagcatcctgtagtatctggcaccaagacgttagcagcagatcctagcAGCtacgtcctgtaagttgtgagttgGGGCCTTCacggatcgcatcaatgagccttagctGCTCATGACCCTGCTCATTACACTGGTTTACCCAAAAGGTTGTCCCTTCTTggtgcacttttggtaggtactgaccactgcatgttGAACACACCACATAAGTCAGATCAGCCATTACTTtctgaccacctgcctaatattacaTAGACCCCCCCTTGtaccgccacaacagatctgaccgttCGAGAtctgactccacaagacctctgaaagcatcctgtagtatctggcaccaagacgttagcagcagatcctagcAGCtacgtcctgtaagttgtgagttggggccttcatggatcgcatcaatgggCCTTAGCTGCTCATGACCCTGCAGGTTGTCCCTTCTTGGGGgcgcttttggtaggtactgaccactgcatgttAAACACACcacataagacctgcctgatgttttggagatgttctgacccagtcgtctagccatggTAATTTGGACCTTGTTAAAgtagctcagattcttatgcttgcccattttttcctgcttttagcacatcaccttcaagaactgaccgttcattTACTGCCTAATTTATCCATTAATGTAATCTCCTGACAAATGCCACTGCAGATGGAgataatctgtgtttttttttatgtttaaaacatttttacattacttTGTCTCACAGAAATGACAAAGTTTGGGCAtccattatataatattttatatggaGGATCTATCAAGAATAAACTCTGTGAGTGAAATGTTCTTTAGGAAGCCCAAAGTAGTTCTACAGCCC
This Salminus brasiliensis chromosome 20, fSalBra1.hap2, whole genome shotgun sequence DNA region includes the following protein-coding sequences:
- the fgf5 gene encoding LOW QUALITY PROTEIN: fibroblast growth factor 5 (The sequence of the model RefSeq protein was modified relative to this genomic sequence to represent the inferred CDS: deleted 2 bases in 2 codons; substituted 3 bases at 3 genomic stop codons) → MLWSACAGGSHTHTHQSCICMCVCIEREREREREGDRACSSVLHNSGTHQASSEIICDINISARQQTCSSSRSPGXSRRCSLSASSAHGGQAKCXKWPRQREGEREXERERERERERALWGRMHAPLFVVVFVQLIGVTVSAHEARVSGRRTGRLYCRVGIGFHLQIHPNGRVNGSHEPNHLSVLELFAVSQGVIGIRGVFSNRFLAMNKRGWLHATERFNDDCKFRERFQENSYNTYASVTHRNRRTGREWFVALNKRGKAKMGSSPRVKSQHVSTHFLPRMNLHEKSEQGFTITDKEEEKAPPKPPVLKVSVNTGQKKSRTVKYWPKFRFG